From a single Bacillus sp. BGMRC 2118 genomic region:
- the lepB gene encoding signal peptidase I, with protein sequence MNKEANSKWLNIGKPILTGLVIAFIIRTFFFSSYVVEGSSMKPTLQDGNLLVINKIGYEYGNLERFDVIVFHANKKEDYVKRIIGLPGDKISYQGGDLYINGVQVDEPYLSTYKEAFVGEQFTEDFTLEEKTGEEIVPEGKLFVIGDNRLGSYDSRHFGFIDVEQVVGKVNLRYYPLRQVDITF encoded by the coding sequence ATGAATAAAGAAGCCAACTCGAAATGGCTAAACATAGGGAAACCAATTCTTACCGGTCTAGTCATAGCGTTTATTATTCGTACGTTTTTCTTTTCAAGCTATGTGGTAGAAGGAAGCTCGATGAAGCCTACACTTCAAGATGGAAATCTTCTCGTCATTAATAAAATCGGTTATGAATATGGTAATCTTGAGCGATTTGATGTAATTGTCTTTCATGCTAACAAAAAAGAAGATTATGTGAAGCGGATCATCGGTTTACCTGGTGATAAAATATCGTACCAAGGCGGGGATCTCTATATTAATGGAGTTCAAGTGGATGAACCGTATTTAAGTACATACAAGGAAGCATTTGTTGGTGAGCAGTTCACAGAAGATTTCACGTTAGAAGAGAAAACCGGTGAAGAAATTGTCCCTGAAGGAAAATTGTTTGTAATCGGTGATAACCGACTTGGAAGCTATGATAGTAGACACTTTGGTTTTATTGATGTAGAGCAGGTGGTAGGGAAGGTAAATCTAAGGTATTACCCTCTTAGGCAAGTAGATATTACATTTTAA